A segment of the Myxococcales bacterium genome:
CGCGCTGAAGCGCGTCCACAGCGGTTGGGCGCGAAGCGCGAAGGACGCGCCGGCGCTCGTCGATGAAGCTCGGCTTTTGGGGCGCATTCGCCATCCCAACGTCGTCGAGCTCGTCGACGTGCTCTGGGCCGAGGGCGAGCTCGTTCTCGTGATGGAGTACGTGCGCGGCTTGTCGTTGGCGCAGCTCTTGGCGAACGGCCGCGAGCGCGACCTTCCGCCGCCTCCCGAGGTCGCGTGCGCCATTGTCGTCGGCGCTCTCCGCGGCCTCGAAGCGGCTCACACCGCGACCGATACGGAGGGCAACTCGCTGGGGCTCATCCATCGCGACGTCACGCCCGAGAACATTCTCGTTGGCGCCGACGGCGTCGCGAAGCTCACCGACTTCGGCATCGCGCGGGCGGAGCATCGGAGCCAGCGGACCAAGACCGGTGATCTCAAGGGAAAGGTTCGTTACCTGGCGCCGGAGCAGATCCACGGGCAAGCGGTGAGGGAGACCGATCTGTTCGCCATGGGCGTGACCTTGTGGGAGGCGCTTACGGGCAAGCCACTGAGCAACGCCGCCACCGACGGCGAAGCGCTCGCGGCGCTCTTGATGTTTCGGGCTACGGCGCCGAGCGCGGTGCGCGAAGGCATTTCGCCGGCCTTGGACGAGGTGGTTTTGAGGAGCCTCGCCGCCGAGCCGGAGGCGCGCTATCGCTCCGCGAGCGACATGGCCAGCGCTCTCGAACTCGCGATGGGGCTCACACCGGCCGCGACGACCGCGACCGCCGCGTGGGTGAGCGCCGTTGGCGGCGAAGAGCTCGCGATGCGCGACGAGAAGGCGAAGCGGCCGGCTTCGCGCCGTGGCCTTTGGGGCGCTGCCGGCGGCGCGCTCGTGGCGCTGGCGTTGGTGGTCTCGAGTCAGGCGCGTCCGCGCGCGGGGGCACCGGGCGTGAACGCGATCGAGGTGATTCCGTCGTCGGCCATCACCGCCGCGGTCCCGTCCACCCAAGGGAGCGCCGCGGCGCTCGTCGCCTCAACGCCGCCGGTGCTTTCGTCGGTCACGACGGCACCGTCGTCGTCGTCGCGAGGCCTCGCGGGTGGTGTCAGGAAGCCGCCGCGCGTCGTCGGGGTCGACGCCAGCGCCGGTGAGCCCGATCGCGTGCACCTGGAGCTGCGCAAGTGAAGCTCGTCGGTGCGGGGCTCGTGGTGTTGGTGCTCGCTGGCGCGACACCGGCGAGCGCCGCGCCGCCGACCGACGCCGCCGCTACCGCGGAGGTCCTGTTTCGCGAGGCGCGCGAAATGATGGCGCGCGGCGATAACGCCGCCGCGTGCCCCAAGCTGGCCGAGAGTCAGCGCATCGACCCGAGCGTGGGCACGCTGCTCAACCTCGGCGACTGCTACGAGCGCATCGGGCGAACGGCGAGCGCGTGGGCCACGTTCAACGACGCGGCAGCGATGGCGATTCGCGCCGAGCAACCGGAGCGTGCGCGCTTCGCCAAAGGGCGGGCCGAAGCCTTGGGGCCGAAGCTCGCGCGCCTCACCGTCGAGGTGCGGGCATCGGCCCAGGGACTCACCGTCGAACGCGACGGCGTCGCGCTCGGGGCCGCGACGTGGGCCGCAGCGCTGCCCGTCGATCCCGGTCCGCACACGCTTGTCGCCAAGGCTCCGCATCGAAAAACGTGGTCGACGACGGTGTCGTGCAAAGAGGGAGCCGCGGCGGTCGTGGTGGTGCCGGAGCTAGAGTCCGTCACCGAATCCGCGGCTGCGGGCCCGCTCCGGCCGGCGACAGCGACGGCGACGCCGAAGCCGCCGCCCGTGCGCGACACGTACGCGCGGCCGCTCGCCATCACGCTCACGGCAGCCGGTGGCGTGGCCGTGGCGACGGGGTTATCGTTGGGCCTCGTCGCGATGAGCAAGGACAACGACGCCAATCGCCACGAGTGCTCGCCGGCCGACTGCACCGAGCGGGGCGCGACGCTCCTCCGTGACGCGTCGACCTTCGCGACGGCCTCCACGGTCGTGACCTTGGCCGGCGCGGGCCTCGTCGCGGTGGGCGTCGCCGTCTGGGTGTTCGCTCCAACCGAAGGCGTTCGCGCCACCGTGTCGCCTTCGCGGGTCTCCGTCGAGGGACGATTCTAATGACCTGGTCGCGGAGCGCCGCTGTGGGCGCGGCGGTGACGCTGCTCTTGGCCTGCGGTGAGATCTTGGGCGTGCGCGAGCGGCCCGTGCGCGGCGTGGCCTCCGACGCGTCGGCGGACTCAGCCGCTCCGGTGCCTCGCTGCGAGGGCTGCTCCTTTAGCGACGACTTCGAGGGCGACGCTGGCGTTGGCGCCAAGTGGCAAGGGCCCGGTGGCAGCAGCAACCCCATCGCCATCGGAGGGGTCCGCATAGGCCAATCGCCGCCGGGGCGCGATTCGCCGAACTCGCTCTCGCTCGAAATCGACGCGGGGAAGACCTCGTCGACGGTGGGGCTCTTGCACCAGATGACGCTGACGACGCCGGCGAGCTACGACGGCGTGCTCTTGTCGTTCGACCTTCTCCTCGAGCGTGTCGCGCTGTTCGACCAATCGACCGCCGTCGACGCGGGGACCGCGGGCACCGCGGGCCTCTTCGTGCGCCTCGGCCCGGAGCCGGTCACGACCTTTGGTGGCATTGGCATCGCGCTGACGAACGACGCGTTCTATGCGGCGTTGTCGACCGACGTCTTTGGCGATCGTCACGCGACGATGCCGGCGCTGATCACTGGGGCCGAGGTGCCGCGACTCGTCGGAACCTCCATCTGGACGACGTGGAAGGTCTACGTGGGGCCGCGCGCGCGCGCCATCGGACTCGGCGTGACCACGTGCCCCGACGGCGCCGGCGACGTCGGCGCCGTGTTGTCGGTCTCCTCCGTTTGCGTCGCCCTGCCGGCGGACTTGGCCAAGTCCGGGTGGGACCGGCCCGTGGTCTTTTTGGGGACGTCGCCGCGAACCGGCAACTTCGCCATCCGCATCAACAACGTCGCGGCGACGATCTTCGAACGCGACGGGTAAACTTCACCCCGTCGGCGCTCGAGATCGTGAGCCCTCGTGCGATACTCCGGCCATGGCGACGGGACGCGATCAACGAACCGAGGACCGCCCGCGGGTCCAATACGATCTTTCCACCAAGCGCTCGCAGCCGCGGCTCCGTTGGCGCGACGAGACGGGCGCCCACGAGGCGCTGCTCGCGCCGCGGACGCTCCTCGGCTCTTCGCCGCACCTCGCGGTGGTCGTCGCCGATCGCAGCGTCTCGCGGCTTCACGCCGAGCTCGAGGTGCGCGCCAACGGCGTCTGGATTCGCGACCTCGGCAGCAAGAACGGCACGTTCATCCGCGAGGTGCGCGTCGAGTCGGCGCTCCTCGCCGATCACGCCACCTTCGAGTGTGGCGGGACAGCCTTTGAGGTCGACTACGCGGGCCGCTCCGAGAACGTGCCGCTCTGGCCCGTCGACCACTTCGGGCAGCTCATCGCCTGTTCGCAGGTGATGCGCGAGCTGTTCGTGCGGCTCGCCCAATACGCTCGCAGCCAGGCGCCGGTTCTCGTGCAAGGCGAGACGGGCACCGGCAAGGAGCTTGTGGCGCGCGCCATCCACGACGCATCGGACCGGCAAAAGGGCCCCTTTCTCGTCGTCGATTGCGCCGCGCTCTCCGAGTCGCTCCTCGAGAGCGAGCTCTTCGGCCACGCGGCCGGTTTCGCCGCGGCTGCCGGCGCGCGCGAGGGAGCTTTCGAGGCGGCCTCCGGCGGCACGCTGTTCTTGGATGAGCTGGGCGAGCTTCCTCTCGCGATGCAGGCGAAGCTGCTGCGCGCGCTCGAGTCGGGGGAGGTGAGGCGCGTTGGCGAGACCGAGCCTCGCAAGGTCGACGTCCGCTTCATCGCGGCGACGCACCGTGATCTCTCCGCGATGGTCTCGACGGAAGCCTTCCGCGAAGATCTCTATTTCCGTCTGTTGGCGCTGCCGGCCTATGTTCCGCCGCTCCGCACGCGGCGCGACGACATCCCGCTCTTGCTCGCGCACTTCCTCGGCGCCGAACCCGATGCCGCCGTGGTCGCCGCGGCCACGGCCCAACCGTGGCTCGGCAACGCCCGCGAACTCTACGCCTTCGCCGAGCGCGTGCGCGCTCTCGGTGCGGAAGGGGCGCTGTCGGTGCTTCGCGGCGATCTTGTGGCCCCAGCGGAGGCGCCGGCAGCGCCGGCCCCGGCCTCGCCCGCGCAGACGTCCTCGAGCTTCGATCTAGCTGTGCCTTACAAGCACCTCCGCGACGAGTGGATGGATCGGTTCGAGCGCGACTACCTGACGGCGCTCATCAAAGAGTTCGGGTCGAGCACGCAGACGTTGGCGCAGCGCGCCGGCATCGACGAGAGCTACGTGCGCCGCCTCCGCCGCCGTCACGAGCGCTGAGTCGAGCCGTCGCGGGTCGGAGCCGCGTGCCATTGCCAGTGAGGTTTTCCGCTCGCGTCGTCGAATCGTGCGAGATGCACCTACCAAAAGGGGCTTTTCTCGATCCGATTCGTTGACCCGGCGCGCGCCCTTGGGGGAAAAGATTCGCGGGCGGTGCGTTGGGTGCGCCGCCTCGGTTGCCCGCGGGAGCTCGCGGCGCGCCTCACGCGAGAGGAGTCTTCATGCGCAAGGCGAGCATGGCCTGCGGGGCGTGGCTTTTTGTTTGTGCCGCGTGCGGCGACGCGAACGGCAACGACGGCGAGGAAGCCTTCGAGGGCGCGAGCCTCCGCGAGCCGATCGTCGGCGGCTCGCTCGCGTCGGGCTTTCCCGAAGCGGTGCTCATCGACATGCCCGCGAGCCTTTGCTCCGGCGCCCTCATCGCGCCGAAGGTCGTGTTGACGGCGGGCCATTGCGTCGTGGGCCAGACGCGCTTTCGCGTGCGCGCCCCCTACGCGGGGGCCGGCGGCCAGGTGGCGCTGTCTTCGGAAGCGGAAGTCTACGACTACGCCGACGAGTCACCGTTCGTCGATCCGACGAAACACGACGTCGCGGTTGTGGTCCTCGATACGCCCATCACGCTGTCGAGCTATCCGCGGCTGTCGGCGGCGCCAAGACCAGCCGGTTCGACGCTCGTGAACATCGGGCGCATCAAAGACGGCACGACCTCGTATTCCAACCTCTACGTGGGGCCGCCCCGCGTCATTAGGAGCGGCGCGTGGGTCGGCTACCCGTATGCGTACGACAGCGACGACGTCATCGAGTCTGGCGACTCGGGCGGGCCGTGTTTGGTGACCGACGCGCCGGAGCACGAGATCGCCGCCGTCAACTCGGGCTCGTCGCCCGGCTCGCAGGTGCTCGCGCGCGTCGACCTCGTTTACGACTGGCTCATGGCCAAGATCGCAGCCCACGGCGGGAGCGGCGCGTCCGCGGGGAGTGCGAGCGGAGCCAGTCCTGCCCCGAC
Coding sequences within it:
- a CDS encoding serine/threonine protein kinase, with the protein product MRVLGGRYQALFVLGAGGMAEVWLAHDKKTGREVALKRVHSGWARSAKDAPALVDEARLLGRIRHPNVVELVDVLWAEGELVLVMEYVRGLSLAQLLANGRERDLPPPPEVACAIVVGALRGLEAAHTATDTEGNSLGLIHRDVTPENILVGADGVAKLTDFGIARAEHRSQRTKTGDLKGKVRYLAPEQIHGQAVRETDLFAMGVTLWEALTGKPLSNAATDGEALAALLMFRATAPSAVREGISPALDEVVLRSLAAEPEARYRSASDMASALELAMGLTPAATTATAAWVSAVGGEELAMRDEKAKRPASRRGLWGAAGGALVALALVVSSQARPRAGAPGVNAIEVIPSSAITAAVPSTQGSAAALVASTPPVLSSVTTAPSSSSRGLAGGVRKPPRVVGVDASAGEPDRVHLELRK
- a CDS encoding trypsin-like serine protease, translating into MRKASMACGAWLFVCAACGDANGNDGEEAFEGASLREPIVGGSLASGFPEAVLIDMPASLCSGALIAPKVVLTAGHCVVGQTRFRVRAPYAGAGGQVALSSEAEVYDYADESPFVDPTKHDVAVVVLDTPITLSSYPRLSAAPRPAGSTLVNIGRIKDGTTSYSNLYVGPPRVIRSGAWVGYPYAYDSDDVIESGDSGGPCLVTDAPEHEIAAVNSGSSPGSQVLARVDLVYDWLMAKIAAHGGSGASAGSASGASPAPTPTPTPTPTCTAREREPNDVRASAEPLADGETCATLTAGDADWFEFSVGAAGVTYSVDLSGPGDARVTVFKELSDGTWKTLKTSGKRVANTATSKSRYLVHVASPSASPQAYGLTLAR
- a CDS encoding sigma 54-dependent Fis family transcriptional regulator, translating into MATGRDQRTEDRPRVQYDLSTKRSQPRLRWRDETGAHEALLAPRTLLGSSPHLAVVVADRSVSRLHAELEVRANGVWIRDLGSKNGTFIREVRVESALLADHATFECGGTAFEVDYAGRSENVPLWPVDHFGQLIACSQVMRELFVRLAQYARSQAPVLVQGETGTGKELVARAIHDASDRQKGPFLVVDCAALSESLLESELFGHAAGFAAAAGAREGAFEAASGGTLFLDELGELPLAMQAKLLRALESGEVRRVGETEPRKVDVRFIAATHRDLSAMVSTEAFREDLYFRLLALPAYVPPLRTRRDDIPLLLAHFLGAEPDAAVVAAATAQPWLGNARELYAFAERVRALGAEGALSVLRGDLVAPAEAPAAPAPASPAQTSSSFDLAVPYKHLRDEWMDRFERDYLTALIKEFGSSTQTLAQRAGIDESYVRRLRRRHER